One window from the genome of Thermus sediminis encodes:
- the rpmB gene encoding 50S ribosomal protein L28 produces the protein MSKVCELSGKRPIVANSIERRGKAKREGGVGRKTTGISKRRQHPNLQKVRVRVAGQEITFRVAASHIPKVYELLERAKGLKLEGLSAKEIKRELLKLL, from the coding sequence ATGTCCAAGGTGTGCGAGTTGAGCGGAAAGCGGCCCATCGTGGCCAACAGCATCGAGAGGCGGGGCAAGGCCAAGCGGGAAGGGGGCGTGGGCCGGAAGACCACGGGCATCTCCAAGCGCCGGCAGCACCCCAACCTGCAGAAGGTACGGGTGAGGGTGGCGGGCCAGGAGATCACCTTCCGGGTGGCGGCAAGCCACATCCCCAAGGTCTACGAGCTTCTGGAAAGGGCCAAGGGGCTCAAGCTAGAGGGCCTCTCCGCCAAGGAGATCAAAAGGGAGCTCCTGAAGCTCCTTTAG
- the aspC gene encoding aspartate/prephenate aminotransferase, giving the protein MRGLAQRVKSMKPSATVAVNARALELRRKGVDLVALTAGEPDLDTPEHVKEAARRALAQGKTKYAPPAGIPELREALAEKFRRENGLGVTPEETLVTVGGKQALFNLFQAILDPGDEVIVLSPYWVSYPEMVRFAGGVPVEVPTLPEEGFVPDPNRVRRAITRRTRALVVNSPNNPTGAVYPEEVLRALAELAVEHDFYLVSDEIYEHLIYEGAHFSPGTLAPEHTITVNGAAKAFAMTGWRIGYACGPKAVVKAMADVSSQSTTSPDTIAQWATLEALTNLEASRAFIARAKEAYRRRRDLLLEGLSRLGLKAVRPSGAFYVLMDTSPFAPDEVQAAERLLTAGVAVVPGTDFAAYGQVRLSYATGEENLQKALERFALALQ; this is encoded by the coding sequence ATGCGCGGCCTCGCCCAAAGGGTGAAGTCCATGAAGCCCTCGGCCACGGTGGCGGTGAACGCCCGGGCCCTGGAGCTTAGGCGAAAGGGGGTGGACCTGGTGGCCCTCACCGCCGGGGAGCCCGACTTGGACACCCCCGAGCACGTCAAGGAGGCGGCGAGGCGGGCCCTGGCCCAGGGCAAGACCAAGTACGCCCCCCCCGCCGGCATCCCCGAGCTAAGGGAGGCCCTGGCGGAGAAGTTCCGCCGGGAGAATGGCCTAGGAGTGACCCCCGAGGAGACCCTCGTCACCGTGGGGGGGAAACAGGCCCTCTTCAACCTCTTCCAGGCCATCCTGGACCCGGGGGACGAGGTCATCGTCCTTTCCCCCTACTGGGTGAGCTACCCGGAGATGGTGCGCTTTGCCGGGGGGGTGCCCGTGGAGGTCCCCACCCTGCCCGAGGAGGGTTTCGTCCCCGACCCCAACCGGGTACGCCGGGCCATCACGCGGAGGACCAGGGCCCTGGTAGTAAACTCCCCCAACAACCCCACGGGGGCCGTCTACCCCGAGGAGGTGCTTAGGGCCCTGGCGGAACTGGCCGTGGAGCACGACTTCTACCTGGTCAGCGACGAGATCTACGAGCACCTGATCTACGAAGGGGCCCACTTCTCCCCTGGAACCCTGGCCCCGGAGCACACCATCACCGTGAACGGGGCGGCCAAGGCCTTCGCCATGACGGGCTGGCGCATCGGCTACGCCTGTGGCCCCAAGGCGGTGGTTAAGGCCATGGCCGACGTCTCCAGCCAGTCCACCACCAGCCCCGACACCATCGCCCAGTGGGCCACCCTCGAGGCCCTGACCAACCTGGAGGCCTCGAGGGCCTTCATCGCCAGGGCCAAGGAGGCCTACCGCAGGAGGCGGGACCTCCTCCTAGAGGGGCTTTCCCGGCTGGGCCTAAAGGCGGTGCGCCCCAGCGGGGCCTTCTACGTCCTCATGGACACCTCCCCCTTCGCCCCCGACGAGGTGCAGGCGGCGGAGAGGCTCCTTACGGCCGGGGTAGCGGTGGTCCCGGGCACGGACTTCGCCGCCTACGGCCAGGTGCGCCTCTCCTACGCCACGGGCGAGGAGAACCTCCAAAAGGCCCTGGAGCGCTTCGCCCTGGCCCTTCAGTAG
- the lspA gene encoding signal peptidase II, whose amino-acid sequence MPTVLIPLLITLDQILKLWALENLSPVPRPFLGDLLYLTLVKNTGAGFGLLQGQATLLGWLSLLVGGFLLYLLARRRYPRAWTLGLSLVAAGALGNGIDRLGRGWVVDYLDLGTPIPLIANFPVFNLADVCVTLGAALLLLSPRRRRY is encoded by the coding sequence ATGCCCACGGTGCTCATCCCCCTCCTAATCACCTTGGATCAAATCCTAAAACTTTGGGCTCTGGAGAACCTCTCTCCCGTCCCCAGGCCCTTTTTGGGGGACCTCCTCTACCTCACCTTGGTCAAGAACACGGGGGCGGGGTTCGGCCTCCTTCAGGGCCAGGCCACCCTTCTCGGCTGGCTCAGCCTCCTGGTGGGGGGCTTCCTCCTCTACCTCCTCGCTCGCCGCCGCTACCCCCGGGCTTGGACCCTGGGCCTCTCCCTGGTGGCGGCGGGGGCCTTGGGCAACGGGATTGACCGCCTGGGCCGGGGCTGGGTGGTGGACTACCTGGACCTGGGGACCCCGATCCCCCTCATCGCCAACTTCCCCGTCTTCAACCTGGCGGACGTGTGCGTGACCCTGGGGGCGGCCCTCCTCCTTCTCTCCCCCAGGCGAAGGCGCTACTGA